Part of the Mycolicibacterium mengxianglii genome is shown below.
AGGCCGCCGCGTACGCCTTGGCCGCAGCCACCCCCACCAGCAGTGCCCCGGCCAGGCCGGGACCGATGGTGGCGGCCACCACGTCCGGCTTCGCCCCGTCCTGGAGGCCGGCGGATGCCAGGGCCCGGCGCATGGTCGGCCCGAGCGCTTCCAGGTGGGCCCGCGAGGCGATCTCCGGGACGACGCCACCGAAGCGGGCGTGTTCGTCGACACTGGAGGCCACCTCATCGGCCAGCAGCGTGACAGTGCCGTCGTCGTCCAGGCGGGCGATGCCGACACCTGTTTCGTCGCAGGAACTTTCGATTGCCAAGATGATGGTCATGTGTCCTCCCGCGTCCGGGGTCGCCGCATTGTGTACGCGTCTGCCCCACTGACCTGGTAGTACCGTTTGCGCAGCCCGATCGTGACGAAACCGGCGCTCTCGTACAGGCTGATCGCGGCGACGTTGTCGGTGCGAACCTCGAGGAACACCTCGGCGGCGTCGGCGTCCGCGCGGGCCAGCAGCGCGTCGAGCAACCGCCGGCCGATGCCGTGCCCCTGATAGGCCGGGTCCACCCCGATGGTGTGGACCTCGTATTCGAAGGGCGCCTCGCTGCCCAACCGGGCGACCCCGGCGTAACCGACGAGCCTGCCGTCGGCCCGCGCCGCCAGGTAGTAATTGTGGCCCGCGTCGAGTTCGTGCAGGAACGCCGCGGCCGGCCACGGGTCGTCGCCGGGGAACAGCATCGCCTCCAGTTCCGCGCACCGCTGGGCGTCGGCGGGGGTCAGCGGGTCGAGCACCACACCGGCGGTGGTCATCGCCGCACCGCAGCGGCCTGCCGCTCGGCCAGGGACTTGGCGTCGGGCCTGCGCAGGTACAGCGGCACCAGCGGAGCCGGGTCGCTGTCCCAATCGGTCACGGCGGCAACAAGTCCGGCCGGTTCCGGATAGTTGGGCCCCAGGAAGGGCAGGTCGAACAGCGCGGCCTGCTCGGCCGAACCGGCGACTGCTGTCACTCCGTCGACGGGCACCTCGGTGGCGGCGTTGACCCCGGGACTGTCGATGCGCACCCCGTCGCGGTACCGGGCCCAGTACACCTCACGGCGGCGGGCGTCGGTGACGACGAGCGTTCCGCCGGCGGTCCGGCCGCCGATCCCGTCGAGACTGCACACCCCGTGCACGGGGATCCCGAGGGCGTGACCGTAGGCGGCGGCACTGGCCATTCCCACCCGCAGACCGGTGAACGGGCCGGGGCCGACGCCGACGACCACCGCATCCAGGTCCGCCATTGTCAGACCGCTTTCGGCAACGGCGACAAGCACATTGGGCGTCAGCGTCTCGGCGTGGGCCCGGGGGTCGACGGTAACGCTGACCGCCAGCGTGGTGATGGTGTCCCCCACCTCCACCACTGCAGCGGTGACCGCGGGGGTGGCGGTGTCGATGACGAGGACAGTGCGACTCACGGTGTGCTCCATTGCCAGACCGCTGCGCGGGTCTCTGAATCGGTGAGGCGTTCCAGGCGGACGTCGAGGTGACGGTCGGAGAGCCGTTCGGCCAGTCCTTCACCCCACTCGACCACCACCACGGCATCGTCGAGGTCGGTGTCGAGGTCCAGAGAGTCCAGTTCGGCGAGCAGGTCAGCCGCGGCGTGATCGAGCAACCGGTAGACATCGACATGCACCAACGCCGGCGCCTGTTCCCGTCGCGGCCGGTGCAGCCGCGCCAGCACGAACGTCGGCGAGGTGATCGGACCCTCGACATCCATCGCTTCAGCAATTCCCTTGGTCAACAACGTTTTTCCGGCGCCCAGCGGCCCGGAGAGCACCACCACGTCGCCCGCGCGCAGTTCTGCCCCCAGACGCCTGCCGAGCTCCAGGGTGTCCTCGGGTGAGGCCAATTCTGCGGTGCCGGCACCGAGCCGGCCGGACTCAGCCATGAGAACGCGTCCTTTCCGGCGGCCGCCGCGTCAGTGCCACCAGCTTGTTCGGGGTGGCCCGGTCGACCAGGCGGACCAGCGCCTCGTCAATGGGGTTCGGCTGCTCGAGCTGCACCAGATGCCCGGCCCCGCCGACGATCAACAGTTCCGCCCTGGGCAGAGCAGCGGCCATCTCCTCGGCATGCTCCTGGGTGGTCAGCACATCCTTGGAGCCGCAGGCGATCAGAGTCGGCAGCTCGGCCAGCACCGGAAGCGCCTCACTTTCGTCGTGCACACCGAGCGCGTGCAGAAATCCGACCATGGTGGCCACCGGAGTGTCGTGGATCATCTCCTCGGCATACTTGGCCACGGTGGGGCTCACGTGTTGGTCGCCGAAGGATGCCGCCTGCAACACCGGGGCCAGCACCCAACGCACCGCACCCCGCCCGCGGTGTACCAATCTCGGGGCGTGGCGCGCCGCGAAGCGGGCTGCCTCCATCGCCGGATTCTGCAGGATCTCACCGAGCGGGGACCGCGAAAGTCCCTCCGCTGCAGTACTAATGAGCGCGGCTCCGACGATGTGGGTACCGTAGCGGTCCGGGAACTGGCGGGCGTGGGACAACACCGTCATCCCACCCATCGAGTGTCCGATCAGCACCACCGGCCCCTTCGGCGCCATGACGGCCAAGACCGATTCGAGGTCCTTGCCCAGCTGCTCCACGGTGTAGGTCGACGGCGGCGCGGTATCGGACCGGCCGTGGCCGCGCTGGTCATAGAAGACCATCCGGACCTGATCTCCCCAGGTGAGGCTGAGTTCACGGCGCTGAAAGTGAAAGGCGCCCATGTTCATACAGAAACCGTGGGCGAAGACCACAGTCACCGGGGCGTCTACCGGCCCCACCTCGCGCACCACCAGGTTGACGCCGTCTGTGGTGGTGACGACGCAGCCCCGGTCCGCTTCCAGCAGTGCGAAGTCCTCTGCGGTGTGGGGGTCTTCGATGACCTCCCGCCGTGTCATCGAGCGGGCCACCGTGGCACCGGCAACCGCGCCCACGGCACCGAGTCCGGTGGCCCCGGCCAGCCATCCCCGGTGGCGTCGGGCGGCGCGACGTGTGGCGCCCGCGGGGTCAGTCACCGTCGACTCCCCCGCGGTAGCGGCGGACGATGCGCCCGCGTGGACTCGTCGCGATCTCGTAGTTGATGGTGCCCGCAAGCTCAGCCCAATCCTGGGCGGTCTGCTCCCCCGAACTGCCCGGGCCGAACAGGATCGCCTCGTCACCCGGGGCCACGTCTACCTTCCCCGGCCCCAGGTCGACGACGAACTGGTCCATGCAGATCCGGCCGACGCTGCGGCGACGACGACCGTTGATCATCACCTCGATCCGTCCGCCCAGGGAGCGGAACACCCCGTCGGCGTAGCCCAGCGGCACCAGGGCGACCGTGGTGTCCTGCTCAGCCACCCACGTGTGGCCGTAGGACACACCGTCACCGGCATGCAGCGACTTCACCAGTGTGACAGGGGCTTTCACCGTCATCACCGGGATGAGGCCGAAGTCGCCGCGGCTGGGAATCGGGCTCAACCCGTACACCGCCACGCCGGGACGCACCATGTCGAAGGCAAGATCATGACGGGCCAGCACGGCCGGCGAGTTGGACAGATGCGCCACCTCGACGTCGAGGCCGGCCTGGTGGGCCTGCGCACGCATCTGGGTGAGCCGTTGCCCCTGCAGGTCATTGGTCGGATTGTCCGGGTCGTCGCCGCAGGCCAGGTGCGACATGATGCCACGGAACCGCACCGCGTCCTCGGCGACCGCGCGTCGCAGCGCCTCCAGCAGTGCCGGGTACTGCGGCGCGCTGACGCCGTTGCGGTTGAGCCCGGTGTCGACCTTGACGGTGATCGTCGCGGTGACCCCGGTGCGGCGGACCGCTCCGAGCAGTTCGTCGAGCTGGGCCAGCGACGAAATCCCGATCTGCACGTCGGCGGCCAGGGCGGGCGCGAAGTCGGTGCCGGGGGGATGCAGCCAGGCCAGCACCGGGGCGGTGATCCCGTCGCGGCGCAACGCCAGCGCCTCGGCCACCGTGGCGACCCCCAACTCGGCGGCACCGGCGGCCAGCGCGGCGCGCGCAACCGGTGTCGCGCCGTGCCCGTAGCCGTCGGCCTTCACCACCGCCATCACTGCCGCCGAGCCGGCATGCTCGGTCAACAGGCGCACGTTGTAGGCGACCGCGTCGAGGTCCACCTCGGCGTGCGGGGTGGCCAACGACTGCGA
Proteins encoded:
- the alr gene encoding alanine racemase; the encoded protein is MNTTPSRSQSLATPHAEVDLDAVAYNVRLLTEHAGSAAVMAVVKADGYGHGATPVARAALAAGAAELGVATVAEALALRRDGITAPVLAWLHPPGTDFAPALAADVQIGISSLAQLDELLGAVRRTGVTATITVKVDTGLNRNGVSAPQYPALLEALRRAVAEDAVRFRGIMSHLACGDDPDNPTNDLQGQRLTQMRAQAHQAGLDVEVAHLSNSPAVLARHDLAFDMVRPGVAVYGLSPIPSRGDFGLIPVMTVKAPVTLVKSLHAGDGVSYGHTWVAEQDTTVALVPLGYADGVFRSLGGRIEVMINGRRRRSVGRICMDQFVVDLGPGKVDVAPGDEAILFGPGSSGEQTAQDWAELAGTINYEIATSPRGRIVRRYRGGVDGD
- the tsaE gene encoding tRNA (adenosine(37)-N6)-threonylcarbamoyltransferase complex ATPase subunit type 1 TsaE is translated as MAESGRLGAGTAELASPEDTLELGRRLGAELRAGDVVVLSGPLGAGKTLLTKGIAEAMDVEGPITSPTFVLARLHRPRREQAPALVHVDVYRLLDHAAADLLAELDSLDLDTDLDDAVVVVEWGEGLAERLSDRHLDVRLERLTDSETRAAVWQWSTP
- the rimI gene encoding ribosomal protein S18-alanine N-acetyltransferase — protein: MTTAGVVLDPLTPADAQRCAELEAMLFPGDDPWPAAAFLHELDAGHNYYLAARADGRLVGYAGVARLGSEAPFEYEVHTIGVDPAYQGHGIGRRLLDALLARADADAAEVFLEVRTDNVAAISLYESAGFVTIGLRKRYYQVSGADAYTMRRPRTREDT
- the tsaB gene encoding tRNA (adenosine(37)-N6)-threonylcarbamoyltransferase complex dimerization subunit type 1 TsaB, coding for MEHTVSRTVLVIDTATPAVTAAVVEVGDTITTLAVSVTVDPRAHAETLTPNVLVAVAESGLTMADLDAVVVGVGPGPFTGLRVGMASAAAYGHALGIPVHGVCSLDGIGGRTAGGTLVVTDARRREVYWARYRDGVRIDSPGVNAATEVPVDGVTAVAGSAEQAALFDLPFLGPNYPEPAGLVAAVTDWDSDPAPLVPLYLRRPDAKSLAERQAAAVRR
- a CDS encoding alpha/beta fold hydrolase, which produces MTDPAGATRRAARRHRGWLAGATGLGAVGAVAGATVARSMTRREVIEDPHTAEDFALLEADRGCVVTTTDGVNLVVREVGPVDAPVTVVFAHGFCMNMGAFHFQRRELSLTWGDQVRMVFYDQRGHGRSDTAPPSTYTVEQLGKDLESVLAVMAPKGPVVLIGHSMGGMTVLSHARQFPDRYGTHIVGAALISTAAEGLSRSPLGEILQNPAMEAARFAARHAPRLVHRGRGAVRWVLAPVLQAASFGDQHVSPTVAKYAEEMIHDTPVATMVGFLHALGVHDESEALPVLAELPTLIACGSKDVLTTQEHAEEMAAALPRAELLIVGGAGHLVQLEQPNPIDEALVRLVDRATPNKLVALTRRPPERTRSHG